In Phycisphaerales bacterium, the following proteins share a genomic window:
- a CDS encoding efflux RND transporter permease subunit produces MLNWIIDWSLRHRLLVILGTLVFVAWGVYSMAHLPIDAFPDTTPVQVQINTVAPALSPEEIEQQITFPVEVAISGLPGLSGVRSISKFGLSQVTVTFDDGVDIYFARQLINERLSGIQLPEGIERPEMGPVATGLGEVFHYLVVGKGESPASLTELTTAQDWIIAPQLRQVPGVAEVNTWGGLVKQFEVVVEPAQLIKFKLTLDEIAAALEVNNASVGGGQVTRGGESMMVHGLALTTTLDQIANAVIKAEGGTPVRVRDVAEVREGHEIRRGAVTAQGSGEVVLGLGFMLMDENSHEVTSRLEERLEEIRSILPDNVGVEVVYRRTYLVDHVIHTVTENLLLGALFVVAVLFMFLGNLRAGLIVALAIPLAMLFSFSMMMQFGIAASLLSLGAIDFGLVVDSSVIIVENCVRRIGHDNDAGAKTPILDIVRDASIEVRKPTMFGELIIMVVFLPILLLEGVEGKMFRPMALTVVFALLSSLIFSLTLTPVLCSLLISRRMHERENWLVRAMQWVYRPFIHVALRFRLLVAAFGVLVVALGVMLAGRLGTAFIPRLYEEAIAANIVRLAGVSIDQSVEYNTGIEQFLLDRYPDEIDRIWTRLGTPAVATDPMGLEQNDVYITLRPREGWTRATSQAELSAMILADLQSLPGIKAIMTQPIEMRMNEMVAGVRADVGIMIFGDEIEQLATVASQVQSIVDSIPGADSVTVEQVTGAPVLEVRVDQDAIARYGIPARHVLEIVEALGEVRIGHVRDGQRRFDLTLELPDRYRGDPDAVGEILVPTADGGRLPLARLARVSIVDGPTVINREWGKRRTIVQTNVRGRDLGGFVAEARERITADVPMPPGYYVAFGGQFEHYDRATRRLFIIIPIVIASIALLLYFSIGSVVDSLLVLTGAPFAAFGGVAALLLRDLDFTISAAVGFVAVSGVSMLSGLVLVSTIRQRIAAGAAIDDAIEQTRLIRLRPILMTGLVAALGFLPMALNTGVGAEVQRPLATVVIGGILSDNLLTLFILPALYSLFGGRDVRPGDQKS; encoded by the coding sequence GGGGGGTGTACTCGATGGCGCATCTGCCCATCGATGCGTTCCCTGACACCACGCCGGTGCAGGTGCAGATCAACACCGTGGCGCCGGCGCTCTCGCCCGAAGAGATCGAGCAGCAGATCACGTTTCCGGTCGAAGTCGCCATCTCCGGCCTTCCCGGCCTCTCCGGTGTCCGATCGATATCAAAGTTCGGCTTGTCGCAGGTCACCGTCACGTTTGACGACGGAGTAGACATCTATTTTGCGCGACAGTTGATCAACGAGCGGCTCAGCGGCATTCAATTGCCTGAGGGGATCGAGCGACCCGAAATGGGCCCGGTGGCGACCGGGTTGGGAGAGGTCTTCCACTACCTCGTCGTCGGCAAGGGCGAGAGCCCGGCAAGCCTCACCGAACTGACGACGGCGCAGGATTGGATCATCGCGCCGCAACTGAGGCAGGTGCCCGGCGTTGCCGAAGTGAACACATGGGGAGGCCTGGTCAAGCAGTTCGAGGTCGTCGTCGAGCCGGCGCAACTGATCAAGTTCAAACTCACGCTCGACGAAATCGCCGCGGCGCTCGAAGTGAATAACGCCAGCGTCGGCGGCGGGCAGGTCACGCGCGGCGGCGAGTCGATGATGGTGCACGGGCTGGCGCTGACCACGACGCTGGATCAGATCGCCAATGCGGTCATCAAGGCCGAAGGCGGCACGCCGGTGCGCGTGCGCGACGTGGCCGAGGTGCGCGAGGGCCATGAGATCCGGCGCGGCGCCGTCACGGCTCAGGGCAGCGGCGAAGTCGTTCTCGGGCTGGGTTTCATGCTCATGGATGAGAACAGCCATGAAGTCACGAGCCGGCTGGAGGAGCGACTCGAAGAGATCCGCTCGATCCTGCCGGACAACGTGGGTGTGGAGGTGGTCTACCGGCGGACGTACCTCGTCGATCACGTCATTCACACCGTGACCGAGAACCTGCTTCTGGGCGCGCTCTTCGTCGTCGCCGTGCTGTTCATGTTTCTGGGCAATCTTCGCGCAGGGCTGATCGTCGCGCTGGCGATTCCGCTGGCCATGCTCTTCTCGTTCTCGATGATGATGCAGTTCGGCATTGCCGCCAGCCTGCTCAGCCTTGGCGCCATTGACTTCGGCCTCGTCGTGGACAGTTCGGTCATCATCGTGGAGAACTGCGTCCGGCGCATCGGGCACGACAACGACGCGGGTGCGAAGACCCCGATACTCGATATCGTGCGCGACGCTTCGATTGAAGTGCGCAAACCGACGATGTTCGGCGAACTGATCATCATGGTCGTCTTCCTGCCCATCCTGCTGCTCGAAGGCGTCGAGGGCAAGATGTTCCGCCCCATGGCGCTCACCGTCGTGTTCGCGCTTCTCAGTTCGCTCATCTTCTCGCTAACGCTGACGCCGGTCCTGTGCAGTCTCCTCATCAGCCGGCGCATGCATGAGCGCGAGAACTGGCTCGTTCGCGCCATGCAGTGGGTGTACCGGCCATTCATCCACGTGGCGCTCCGGTTTCGCTTGCTCGTCGCCGCCTTCGGTGTGCTGGTCGTCGCGCTGGGCGTGATGCTGGCGGGGCGCCTCGGCACGGCTTTTATTCCGCGGCTCTACGAGGAGGCCATCGCCGCCAACATCGTGCGGCTCGCCGGCGTCTCGATCGACCAGTCCGTCGAGTACAACACGGGCATCGAACAGTTTTTGCTTGACCGCTATCCCGACGAGATCGATCGCATCTGGACCCGCCTGGGAACGCCGGCCGTCGCCACCGACCCGATGGGATTGGAGCAGAACGACGTCTACATCACGCTCCGGCCGCGCGAAGGCTGGACGCGCGCCACATCGCAGGCCGAACTCTCAGCGATGATCCTCGCGGATCTCCAGTCGCTGCCGGGCATCAAGGCGATCATGACCCAGCCCATCGAGATGCGCATGAACGAGATGGTCGCCGGCGTTCGCGCCGACGTCGGAATCATGATCTTCGGGGATGAGATCGAACAGTTGGCGACGGTCGCTTCGCAGGTGCAGTCGATCGTCGACTCCATTCCAGGCGCCGACTCCGTCACCGTCGAGCAGGTGACCGGCGCGCCGGTGCTCGAAGTGCGCGTCGATCAGGACGCCATCGCCCGTTACGGCATTCCGGCGCGGCACGTGCTGGAAATCGTCGAAGCGCTCGGCGAGGTGCGCATTGGACACGTCCGTGACGGCCAGCGCCGCTTTGATCTCACCCTCGAACTGCCGGATCGATATCGCGGTGACCCGGACGCCGTAGGCGAGATCCTCGTGCCGACGGCCGATGGCGGGCGGCTTCCGCTTGCCCGTCTGGCGCGCGTATCTATCGTGGACGGTCCGACCGTGATCAACCGCGAGTGGGGCAAGCGCCGCACCATCGTCCAGACCAACGTGCGCGGTCGCGACCTGGGCGGATTCGTCGCCGAAGCGCGCGAGCGCATTACCGCCGACGTGCCGATGCCGCCGGGCTACTACGTCGCCTTTGGCGGACAGTTCGAGCACTACGATCGTGCCACCCGCCGCCTGTTCATCATCATCCCAATCGTCATCGCGTCAATCGCGCTGCTGCTCTACTTCAGCATCGGCAGCGTGGTCGATTCGCTGCTGGTACTCACCGGCGCGCCTTTCGCGGCGTTCGGCGGGGTGGCGGCACTGCTCCTGCGCGACCTCGACTTCACGATCTCCGCGGCGGTGGGATTTGTTGCCGTCTCAGGCGTGTCGATGCTCTCGGGACTCGTGCTCGTGTCCACGATCCGCCAGCGCATCGCGGCCGGGGCGGCCATTGACGACGCAATCGAACAAACGCGCCTCATCCGCCTCCGGCCGATTCTCATGACGGGGCTGGTGGCCGCACTCGGATTTCTGCCGATGGCTCTGAACACCGGCGTCGGCGCGGAGGTGCAGCGGCCGCTGGCCACGGTCGTCATCGGCGGCATCCTCTCGGACAACCTGCTCACGCTGTTCATTTTGCCCGCGCTGTACTCACTGTTTGGCGGCCGCGACGTGCGGCCCGGCGATCAGAAGTCCTGA